The nucleotide sequence TCGAGATCGACCCGTCGCGGCTCGCAGCGGCGGCGTGCGAATGCCGCGATACCATGCGTCTCGAAATCGAAGAGATATTCTCGATGAATGCAGCCGGATCTCGCGCTTTGGTTCTGCCGACGCAGTAAATGAATCGGGCGATGCTGGCCGTTTCGGCGCGCGATTTTGCTCCGGGCGCCGATCGAGGGCCAAGGCGTTCGGCCAGCCCTCGATATGCTCCCTCCGTCAAACCATTATCCTCGCGCTTACTCGCAGTCCTGCTCGGCCGCCGTCACCTTTTTCTCGGACGGTGCGGGCTCGGCCGCACCGGCCGTCGCCTTCTTTGATTGTTCGGTGGGCGCTGGACGGGTCTGCTCCGTCGTGCCTGCCGTCCGATCCGGCGCCTGCGCGGAGGGTGCAGGCTTGGCCGCCGTTGATTGCTCGGCAGCGGTGGGCTGGCTCTGCATCTGCCGCTGCGCGTCTTCCGACGACGTTGCGGTGTTCTCCGAGGCTTTGCTCATCGAAGATGTCGGCGGTTGCTGCTTGGAATCAGTTGCTGTGGAACCGGTGGTTTGTCCCGTGTAGCCCGGGACCTTCCCCGATCCTGCATCGCGGCTCGCCGTGTTGCAGGGACCGGCATAAACGGAGGTGGCGCTGAAGGCGAGCACCGCGCCCAAGATCATAAGTCTGTTAGCGATCATATCCCTTCTCCTTTGAGCTCTCAGGACGATTGAACAAAAGTAGGGGCCTTCTGTTCCGGGCGCGCGAAAGCAGCGCCAACACTGACGAGTGGCTGAGTTCAGCGAGGCTCAAGATCTCCACCAAGAGGCCGCCTCAGTCGGCGGCCTCTCCCTCTTCGTCATCATCCGTGCCCTTTTCGCCTTCCACCACAAGGCGAACGTCTTGGGCAAACTGCGGCCGGCTAAGTTGAATGGACACTGCGACTTTGATTGCTGCGACTTTGATTCAGGTCTTTCGCCATGGGCCATCTGAGCTGGAGGTCGTTAGGATCAATGTCCGCGGCGATAGAACGGTGACTAGCGCTGCGACATGTTCTCCTAAGCCAGGAACGCCCCTCGAGCGGCCGAGTTAAGCCGACAAAACTCCAAGGAGCGGGCCGGGTGGAATCGTTACGACAGGCCCAATTTGCGGCCCTTGATCTCATGCGTCGAGTACAGGGCCATGCCCTGGGAGCTATCGGATTTGATCCTGCCGAACTGAAGCATCGGATACTTGCCAGTGGAGATCATTGGCGGCTGCGCGACTATGGCGGCCGAGAGCCACCGCTGCTCATTGTCGCTGCTCCAATCAAGCGGCCCTATATTTGGGATCTCGGGCCAAACCTCAGCGTCATCCGGAACTGTTTGAACCATGACCTGCGCATATACCTCCTCGAATGGATTGCACCGACAGCATCAGGAGGACATGTCGGGCTCGATGAATGCGCAAGAGCCATATCCGAATGTGTGGCGAGGATCGCAACCGAGCCGAAATCGACAAAGCCCTTCCTGATCGGCCATTCGCTTGGCGGGACGTTAGCGGCAGTCTTCTGTGCATGCGAACCGCGAGCCGTGCGCGGTCTATTGCTTCTCGGTGCGCCGCTTTGCTTTCAACCGGCGACGAACAGATTTCGCGATGCGCTTGTTTCAATGATCCCGCCCGACCTGAGTGAAACGGACATCATCCCGGGCTCGCTGTTGTCGCATGCAAGCGCATTCGCCTCCCCCGATACGTTCGTATGGCATCGGTTGACGGATGCAGCAATGAGCCTTGGCGACTTGCGTGCGCTGGATGTCCATGCGCGGGTTGAGCGCTGGGCTCTGGACGAGACTCCGCTTCCGGGCAAGCTGGTCCATCAGATTGCTGAATGGCTGTATCGGGAAAACCGGTTCTGCCGCGGCGACCTCACCGTGCTGGGTCACACGATTGGTCCATCATGTCTCGATATCCCGATGCTCGCGGTGGTCAACACGGCAGACGACGTTGCACCGCTCGCCTCGATTGAACCTTTCCTCGATGCGTTGCCTGCCAAGGATGTCGCGCTCATCAAATACCCCGGCGAAATCGGCATTGCATTGCAGCACCTCGGAATTCTTTTGGGGCGGGAAGCTTCCGCGCGTATCTGGCCGAAGATCATTGGTTGGCTGGCGTCTCATCGCTGATAGGCCGGTTCTGCGGCAAAGCTCGCTGCAAAGCAGGACGGATGACCCGAAGTTCAATGCAGCCTCACCCCCTCCATCCGGCCTTACGCAGACCGTCGATGAGATGTGCGTGGTCCTCTGGCCGAAACCACGGAGCCCTGTTGCGGACATACATGTCGAATGCCCCCGGTGCACGCGACACGGCCTTTTCCAGCTCTTCCCTCGCTTCCGCCGTGCGGCCAAGCTGGCCCAGCGCCGCCGCGAACCAGCGGTAGATCATCGGAAAATCGGGATACGACCGGATCAGACGTTTTGCGGCCTCGATCGAAGCCGCGTATTCGCCGCAGAAATATAAGCCGCACGCAATGTGCAACAAGCGGACTGCCAGATAGGGGTCGCGGGGATCGAGCCTGATGCACGCCTTGAGAGCCGTGACCCCCTCCTCGGGCCGTTCAGCAAAGATCAGCGTCGCGCCTCGATGGCCATGCGCGATCGCCAGATTTGGACTCATGGAGAGAGCCCGCTCGATCTCCGCCAACGCATCGTCAGCCTCGCCGCGTGCTTGCAAGGCCCAGCCAAGGCACGAACGGGCTTCCGCATCGGCGCCATCGAGCGCGACCGCCCGGCGGGCCAAGGCCTCCGCCGAGCGTTGCGCGTCTCGCAGGCCTATCTTCTGGTAGAGCGCGGCCGCTTGCAGTTGATAGAGCGCGAGCGCGCTGTAGCTGCCGCCGAAGGTTGGGTCGAGATCGATCGCCTGTCTGAAGAATTGCTCTGCGATCTCATCGTCGTCTGCGGTCGCTTTGCTCAGATGCCACAGGCCGCGCTGATAGGCTGCCCAGGCATCAAGGCTCCCCGGCGGCCTGCGCATGGCGCGTCGGAGCTCGGCGTCTGCAATGGCGGGGGCGAGCGCAGTCGTCAGCGCCTCGGTAAGCTCATCCTGCACGGCGAAAACATCCGCGAGATCGCGGTCGTAGCGCTCGGCCCACACATGATTGCTGGTCGCCGCCTCTATGAGCTGCGCGGTCACGCGGATCCGACCGCCGGCCTTGCGCACGCTGCCTTCAAGCACGTAGCGGACGCCGAGCTCGCGCCCGACCTGTCTCACATCAACCGCTCGCCCCTTGTAGGTGAACGACGAGTTCCGAGCGATGACGAACAGTGAGGGATAGCGCGATAGCGCCGTGATCACATCTTCGGCTATACCGTCGGACACGAATTCCTGCTCGGGGTCGCCGCTCATATTGGTCAGCGGCAGCACGGCGACGGACGGTTTGTCAGGCAACGCGAGCGCGGGAATCTCGCGTTTGGGCGTCGCAGTCCGCGGGGCGGGGTCGATGATGATGCGGTAAACGTGGACAGGCCGGGCGATGTTTTTCAGAGTTTGCTCGCCCGCTTCCTCGACGTCGAAAGGTACCTTATCGCGCGCGTGATTGAAGACAGTCTGAGAGATACAGATGCCGCCGGGTTCGGCGATGCTCTCGAGCCGCGCCGCAATGTTGACGCCGTCTCCAAAGATGTCATGGGCTTCGACGATGATGTCGCCGATATTGAGCCCCACACGGAAGAGAATGCGCCTGTCTTCCGCATCGTCGCTGGTAAGCTCGTTGATGCGGGACTGGAACTGCATGGCAGCCCGCACCGCTTCGACCGCGCTTGGAAACTCCGCCAAAAACCCGTCGCCGGTGTTCTTCACGATGCGGCCGCCGTGCTGCGCAATCGCGGGCTCGACACCTCCGGCGAGGAGTGCCGTCAGCTTGGCGTGGGTCGCCTCTTCGTCATTGTGCATGAGCCGAGAATAGCCAGCCACGTCGGCGGCCAAGATCGCCGATAATCTACGCTCGACTCGAACCCGCTCTTGCACCATGGCCCGCACATGGCCCACCAACCCACCAATATTCTACGATGGATCGGACTGCGGCGCCAAACGGGCTCTCACGGTCATTGCAGCTAAGTTGAAACGCGTCAGCCGCACTGACCGAGGTTTGTCTGGGATATGGAAAGAGCGCCAGTGCGCACCGCCGTATATGCCTGCAGCATAATTTGGCGCGGCAAGGAGAGCCCCTTTGCGGAATGTCGCTCTTGCCGACTGCGCCGTTTCGGCGGGTTCGCAAAGCCCACCGGGCCCACGAGCCGCGAGGATGGGCATCCTGCCGGTGTTTTGCCCGACGTGTCAAATGGGGTTTCGCAAAATCGAAAAAACGTAATGCCGACAAGTCGCCGGCTACTGTGCATGGGGTTGTTTTCGAGATTCTTGCAGTCCGGTCGCGAAAATCTCGGACCGGACCTGATTCCGTCGCGCTTCAGGTGGCTTTCAGTCTTCGCCTCAGCTATCCACCTTCAGCGCGGCAATGAAGGCTTCCTGCGGGATGTCGACCTTGCCGAACTGCCGCATCTTCTTCTTGCCTTCCTTCTGCTTTTCCAGAAGCTTGCGCTTACGCGTGATGTCGCCGCCGTAGCACTTTGCGGTGACGTCCTTGCGCAGCGCGCGCACGGTCTCGCGGGCGATCACCTTGCCGCCGATCGCCGCCTGGATCGGGATCTGGAACATGTGCGGCGGGATCAGCTCCTTCATCTTCTCGACCATGGCGCGGCCGCGGCCTTCCGCGCGGGTGCGATGCACCAGCATGGAGAGCGCATCGACCGGCTCGCCGTTGACCAGGATCTGCATCTTGACGAGATCGGCCGGCTTGTAGTCGGTGAGATGATAGTCGAACGAGGCGTAGCCCTTGGAGACCGATTTCAGGCGGTCGTAGAAGTCGAACACGACCTCGTTGAGCGGCAAGTCGTATTTCACCATTGCGCGGGAGCCGACGTAAGTGAGCTCCTTCTGCGAGCCGCGGCGGTCCTGACACAGCTTCAGCACGCTGCCGAGATACTCGTCCGGGGTGAGGATCGTGGCCTCGATCCAGGGTTCGTCGATCTCCGCGATCTTGACCACGTCGGGCATGTCGACGGGATTGTGGATCTCGATCTCGGTGCCGTCGGTCAGCTTCATCTTGTAGATGACGCTCGGCGCGGTCGCGATCAGATTGAGATCGAACTCGCGCGACAGCCGCTCCTGGATGATCTCCAGATGCAGCAGCCCGAGGAAGCCGCAGCGGAAGCCGAAGCCCAGCGCGGCCGAGGTCTCCATCTCGAAGGAGAAGCTGGCGTCGTTGAGCCTGAGCTTGCCCATCGCGGCGCGCAGCGTCTCGAAGTCGTCAGCATCGACCGGGAACAGGCCGCAGAACACCACCGGGATCGCCGGCTTGAAGCCGGGCAGCATGTCGGCAACGGGCTTCCTGTCGTCCGTGATGGTGTCGCCGACGCGGGTGTCGGCGACCTCCTTGATCGCGGCGGTGATGAAGCCGATCTCGCCGGGGCCGAGCTCCTCGACCTGCTGCATCTTCGGCGTGAAGAAGCCGACGCGCTCGACGTCATAGGCCGCGCCGGTGCCCATCATGCGGACGCGCTGGCCCTTCTTCATCACGCCGTCGACGATGCGCACGAGCACGACGACGCCGAGATAGACGTCGTACCAGCTATCCACCAGCAGCGCCTTCAGCGTCGCGTCGCGGTCGCCCTTCGGCGGCGGCAGGCGGGTGACGATGGCTTCCAGCACATCAGGCACCCCGAGGCCGGTCTTGGCCGAGATCATCACCGCGTCGGACGCATCGATGCCGATGACGTCCTCGATCTGCTGCTTGATCTTCTCAGGCTCGGCGGCGGGCAGGTCGACCTTGTTCAGGACCGGAACGATCTCGTGGTTGTTGTCGAGCGCCTGGTAGACATTGGCGAGCGTCTGCGCCTCGACGCCCTGGCTGGCGTCGACCACCAGCAGGGAACCCTCGCAGGCCGCCAGCGACCGCGAGACCTCATAGGCGAAGTCGACATGGCCGGGCGTGTCCATCAGGTTGAAGATGTAATCCTTGCCGTCCTTGGCGCGGTACGAGAGCCGAACGGTCTGCGCCTTGATGGTGATGCCGCGTTCGCGCTCGATATCCATGGAATCGAGCACCTGCTCCTTGCCCGCCATTTCGCGGTCGGACAGGCCACCGGTCATCTGGATCAGGCGGTCGGCCAGCGTCGATTTGCCATGGTCGATATGGGCGACGATGGAGAAATTGCGGATGTTGGAAATGGGGACGGTCGTCATGGGCGCGGGATACCACTCACATCCCCGTGCGGCAACCATATTGCTGTATTTTCAGGGCCTTTCTTCACGCCAAGCTGATTCCACGAGGGCTCAAAACGCGCTACGCAACGGCCCATGTCGACGACCTCGATCCCATCTGCCAGAGCGCGCGCGAAGACCCGGGTGAGCTTTGGCCGCTTCAAAGCCTGGCTGGTTGCCTGCGCGACCCGCCCCGAGGCCAGCCTGTGGCTGGTGATCCAGCTTGCCATCCTGCATGCGGTGCTCTGGACCTTCATCCTGATCAATCTCAAGGCGGCACAGGACGTTCATATGGACGTCGCAGAAGCCTATGCCTGGGGCCAGAAATTCCTGTTCGGCTACGGCAAGCACCCGCCGCTGTCGGGCTGGATCGCCGGCCTCTGGTTCAAGGCGTTCCCGGCGACGGACTGGGCGACCTACGCGCTCGCGATGGCGACCGTCAGCGTCGGCATGGTGATCTGCTGGCTCGTCGCACTGCGCGTGGTGGACGCCAGGCGCGCGTTCCTGGTCGTGGTGATGGTCGCGCTCTATCCGATCTTCAATTTCAAGGGGTTCAAGTACAACGCGGACCTGCTGCAACTCGTCACCCTGCCGCTCGTCGTGCTCGCCTATCTCAACGCGTTCGAGAAGCGGAGCTGGCAGTCCGGATTCTTTCTCGGGCTTGCCGGTGCGCTGGCGCTGATGACCAAGTATTGGGTGCTGACCATGATCGGCGCCATCGGGCTTGCGGCGCTGCTCCATCCGGAGCGGCTGAAGTTCCTGCGTTCGCCGGCGCCCTGGGTTGCGATCGCGACGCTTCTCGTCGCGATGATCCCGCACATCATCTGGCTGGCGGAAGCGCATTTCGTCCCGCTGACCTATGCGGGGGATACCTATAGTCTCGAAGGACACGAGAGCTACGTGCGGCAGCTCGTGTTCGGCTACGTCCTGCACAACGTCGCGCTGCTGGCCTTGCCGGTCGCGCTGGCTGCGCTCGCCATCGCGCTGGTGCCGCCGTGGTTCACGCTGCTCCTGCGCGCGCCCTTGCGCATTGTCACACGGGCCTGGGCGCGCGGCGCCAATTCCGGCGTCGACCGTTCGCAGGCGCTGAATGTCTGGATCATCCAGATCATCGTCGCGCTCGGCCCGCCGCTCGGCGCGCTCGCCTTCAGCGTCTACCTGAAGACCGATTGGGGCATATCGCTGTTTTTCCTGGTGCCGCTGGCGCTGGTCGCCATCCCTGCGCTGCGGGTGCAGGGCGCAAGCCTGTTCAACATCGCCGCGATCTGGCTCGTGCTCAGCGTCGCGACGCTCGCCGCCTCGCCATGGATTGCAACGCGCGAGATGGCCGCCAATGCCGGCAACACGGCGACCTATGGCGCGCGCTCGGAGCTTGCGCGCGAATTGACGCACGCCTGGCATACCCGTTTCGCCTCGCGCTGGCCGGTGGTCGCCGGCACCATGGAAACCATCCAGCCGATGGTGTTCTACAGCCAGGATCATCCGAGCCCGTTCACGCCGAACGAAGCCTGGAGCTCGGGGCTGACCTCGCTGGAGGACGTCAAGAAGGAGGGCTTCATCGGCGTGTTCGATACGACCGATCCTCGCCTGCCTGCGTTCGAGAAATGGATGTCGGAAACCGCGCCGAATGCCGAGCGCATGGTGATGACGACACGGCGCTTCACCCACGGCAAGGCCGGCCCGGCAATGACCTGGAACGTCTACATCGCGCCGCCGGCGAAGTGACGCCTTCACCTCTCCCCGCAAGCGGGGCGAGGGCGCGCAGCCCAGCACGGGCTACGTCCCTTCCTCGTTGAACTTGCTCTCGACGAGTTCGGTAATCGCTGCGAGTGCAGCTTCAGCGTCGGTGCCGGCGGCCGCCACGGTGATGGTGGTGCCGGGGCCGGCAGCGAGCATCATCAGGCCCATGATCGAGGTGCCGCCGACGGTCTCGCCGCCGCGCGTCACCCACACCTGCGCGTCGAAGCGCTCGACGGTCTGAACGAATTTTGCGGAGGCGCGGGCGTGCAGGCCGCGCTTGTTGATGATCAGAAGCTCTTTGGAGATCGCTCCCGCGGGCACGCCTGTCCCGGCCTGGTTTCCGAGCGGCGCGTCGTCGCTCATTTGCCGGCGAGCACGCGGCTGGCGATGGTGACGTATTTGCGGCCCGCTTCCTGGGCCATCGCGATCGCGTCCGGCAACGAACGCTCCTCGCGAACCTTCGCGAGCTTCACCAGCATGGGAAGGTTGATGCCCGCGAGCACTTCGACCTTGGGCCGGCTCATGCAGGATATTGCCAAGTTGGAGGGCGTGCCGCCGAACATGTCGGTGAGGATCGCAACGCCGTCGCCGGAATCGACGCGGTTAACCGCCTCGATGATGTCGCTTCGACAGAGATCGGAATCATCCTCGGCGCCGATCGTGATCGCTTCGATTTGCTTTTGCGGACCCATGACATGTTCAAGCGCCGCCTTGAATTCGTCGGCAAGGCGCCCGTGGGTCACAAGTACTAGACCAATCATCGGAAAACTCCTCGCGGGCGCTCTTGGTGCGCCGCACGAACGCGCCACTTTGACCATCCAGAGCCCCTGCGCAAGAGGGGATGTTGCGTATCTCCCTGAATCTAGACGGATGGATGAGGGGAGCTGCGCCGGTCTATTCGGTCGCGATAGTGGGGTTCATATGGTTACCATTTCCCTTCAAACAATCGCCCGAAGGGTTAACGGAAGATGAACTTTTGGTAGTGGTCAAGGCTGCGACAACCAAAGGCAGCGGCGAATGGTCGCTGCCGACCGGGATTCGCGGTATTTCAACACCAAAAATGCGCGTTTTGAGCGCCTCGGGCGGTGGCAGGCGTTCGGCGTCCGGAGCGGCGAGATCGACCACGAGACCGACCGTCGCACGCTCCACGAAGTCGCAGCGGCGAATTCCGAGGCCACGGATCTCGATCAGGCCGGCCAACATGCGGGCAGGGCGGACCTCAATTTCGTTGCCGACTGTCGCCAGATGGACACGGTCATCGCCGACCAGAACGGCCGTTTCGACCACCCCGCTGCGCCCTGTCATGATCAAATCAAAGGCAAGCCGCGACTTGCCGGAGCCCGAAGGCCCGCGGATCAGCACCGCCAAATTTCCCACTTTGACCGCGGAGGCGTGAACGCTCGGGCCGTCTTCGCTCATAGCGCCGGCAACCTCACCACGAAGCGTGCGCCGGCAACCGTCGGGGCGCCGTCGGCGTCTGGCGGGCCTGCGCGGTTCTCCGCCCAGATGCGTCCGCCATGTGCATCGATGATCTGCTTGGAGATCGAAAGTCCGAGACCGGAGTTCTGGCCGAAGCCCTGATGCGGCCGGTCGGTGTAGAAGCGCTCGAAGATGCGCTCCAGCGCGTCCTCGCGGATGCCGGGGCCGTCGTCGTCGATCACGATCTCGATCTCGGCGCGCACGCGGCGGCAGGTGAGGCGCACCTTGCTGCCGCGCTCGGAGAAGGATTGCGCGTTGGAGAGCAGGTTGGAGACCACCTGTCCCAGCCGTGAATCATGACCGGGCACTGAAAAGTTGTCGGTCGGGCCACGGCCCTCGAAGCGCGCCTCGACCGCGACGTCGTGGCCGAGCTTGGTCTCGTTGGCGACCGAAACCAGCGTGCTCAAGAGGCGCCTGAGATCAACCGGAATCGCATCCTGCCGCTGCAGCTCGGCATCGAGCCGGCTTGCATCGGAAATGTCCGAGATCAGCCGGTCCAGCCGCTTGACGTCATGCTCGATCACCTCGAGCAGGCGTCCGCGGCTGTTCTCGTTGCGCGCCAGCGGCAGCGTCTCCACCGCGGAGCGCAGTGAGGTCAGCGGATTCTTCAGCTCATGGGCCACGTCGGCGGCGAACATCTCGATCGCCTCGATGCGGCTGTAGAGCGCATTCGTCATGTCGCGGAGCGCGCCGGAGAGATGGCCGATCTCGTCGCGGCGGCGGGTGAAGTCGGGAATCTCGACGCGGGTCTTGATGCGGCGGCGGACGCGCTCGGCGCTGTCGGCGAGCCGGCGCACGGGACCAGCGATCGTGCTTGCGAGCAGCAGCGACAGCATGATCATGACTGCGGCCGCGACGCCACCCACCTTCAGGATCGCGAGGCGTTCGGCGGTCACCATCTGGTCGATGTCGTCGCCCTGTGTCGACAGCATCAGCGCGCCGTGGATGGCGCGTGAGCGCAGCACGGGGACTGCGACCGAGACGATCACCTCGCCGCGCGAATTGACCCGCACCATCGAGCGCTTCTGGCCTTGGAGCGCATCGGCCACCTCCGAATAGCCATTGCCGTTCTCCGGCCCGAGCTCGCGGTAGAGCGGCAGGTCGCCGCGGTTCAGCCAGGTGCGCACCGCGACCATGCCGCGCTCGACGATGTTCGGCTTCTCGGCGGAGGGCGGCGGCAAATCGAGGCGCAGCACGTTCTCGAGGTTGCGGCTGTCGAGCAGCAGGCTGCCGTTCGGATCGTAGATGCGGGCGCGGGTCTTGGTCGGCGAGATCAGCGTGCGCAGCACCGGCGCCACGCGCTCCGGATTGATCGGGAAATCCAGCGGCGAATACTCGTCCGACCCACCATAGGTCTCGCCTGGCTTGAGGTCGAGCAGCCGGTCGGGATCGATGGTGATGGCGTTGGTCTGCACGGTGGCGGAGGCCGCGATTGCACCGGCGATGATTTCGGCCTGCACCAGGAGGCTCTGCGCGCGGGCGTCGATCAGGCCGGCGCGGAATTGCGAGAGATACAGGATGCTCGCGACCAGCGCGACGAGGCCCGCGAGGTTGAGCGAGACGATGCGGCGGGTCAGGCTCGAGAACGACAGAGCAAAGAAGAACTGCCCGGCGCGCTTGAGCCAGTTCAGCGGCCGCCAGCCTTGCGCGGGCGGCTTGTCCTCGACCGCACGATCCGGCACGCCGTGGATGGCGTCCTCGGCATTCACGCTCGAATGAGGCTGCGTTCGGTCAAGCAATGCTTACGCCCGCGTTAGGTCAGCTCGTGCGATTGGGGGCCCCGCATCCTAGAACCATATCGGTCCTGATGGAATCAGAACCGATACGGGCCCTGCAGCATTCATGAAGGCGTGCGCGCCTTTAGGCTTCCTTGAAACGGTAACCGACGCCGTACAGCGTCTCGATCATCTCGAACTCGTTGTCGACCACCTTGAACTTCTTGCGCAGCCGCTTGATGTGGCTGTCGATGGTGCGGTCGTCGACATAGACTTGATCGTCATAGGCGGCGTCCATCAGCGCGTTGCGGCTCTTCACCACGCCGGGCCGCGTTGCCAGGGCCTGGAGGATGAGGAATTCGGTCACCGTCAGCGTCACCGGCTCGTTCTTCCAGGTGCAGGTATGCCGCTCGGGATCCATGCGCAGCAGGCCGCGATCGAGTGCCTTGGCGTCGTTCTCCTTCGGCACGGCGGCCGGATCCTTCGGCGCTGAGCGGCGCAGCACCGCCTTGACGCGCTCGACCAGAAGCCGCTGCGAGAACGGTTTGCGGATGAAATCATCGGCGCCCATCTTGAGGCCGAACAATTCGTCGATCTCTTCATCCTTGGAGGTGAGGAAAATCACCGGCAGGTCGGACTTCTGCCGCAGCCGCCGCAGCGTCTCCATGCCGTCCATGCGCGGCATCTTGATGTCGAGGATGGCAAGATCCGGTTGAGTGGTGCGGAAACCATCGAGCGCGGAGGCACCGTCGGTGTAAGTCATGATGCGGTAGCCTTCGGCTTCCAGCGCGATCGAGACGGATGTGAGAATGTTGCGGTCGTCGTCGACCAAAGCGATTGTGGGCATGAGCCTCTGCTTTCTGCTTTCCGTTTTGGGTCGTGGCTTGAAACGGCGAGCAATCCAGTGATGCGCCGCATACATGGGTCCCGAACTCGGGGTTCGACAAGGTCAACGAGCAATGCAAGCTGGGCTGAAGTGTGACCAAGTTCCACGAAACACGGCAAATTTGCCGTGTTTCGACCCATAACCGGACCCTCGTTTACCCGAAAAAAGGCCTCCCTTGCAACCACCCGAGCCGAGAAAGCCGATGCAACCGACCCCCGATTTCGACCCCGCAAAGCTCGCCAAATCGCTGCTGCGGCGTTCCCGTCAGGGCGCCCTGGCAACGCTGATGGCCGGCAGCGGTGATCCCTATTGCTCGCTGGTCAATCTGGCGAGCCATCCTGATGGTGCTCCGATCCTGCTGATCTCGCGCCTCGCCGTTCACACCAGGAACATCCTCGCCGACGCCAGGGTCTCCCTGATGCTGGACGAGCGCGCCCCCGGCGATCCCCTGGAGGGGGCCCGGATCATGCTCTCGGGCCGAGCCGAACAGGTCGATGCCGAAAGGGAATTGCTGCAGCGGCGCTATCTCAATGCTCATCCGTCGGCGGAGGCCTTTGTTTCTTTTAACGATTTCTCCTTCTTTCGGATTCGACCCACGGGAACCCATCTGGTAGCGGGCTTCGGCCGTATCATCGATCTCAAGCCGGAGCAGTTCCTTACGGATCTCGCCGGGGCCGAGGACCTGCTGGACGCGGAAGAGGCGGCCGTCGCGCACATGAATGCCGATCACCGCGACACCATGAATCTCTACGCGACAAAGCTTCTCAATAGTGCCGCGGGAAACTGGCGCTGCAGCGGCTGCGATCCCGAAGGGCTCGATATGCAGACAGCGCAGACCGTGCTGCGGCTGGAGTTCCCGGAGCGTGTCACCAGCGGCGTCGCATTGCGCAAGATGCTGGTCAGGCTTGCGGGCGAAGCGCGGGCGAAGGCGGAGTAGCTGCGACAAATTGAACGCCCCGGCGCATCGCTGCGACCCAACACGGTGTCGGCCGGACGTGGCCGGCGGTCGCCAGCCGAGAGGTTTCATGACAGGTCGCCGTTTGACGCTGGTCGCCGGCTTGGCGCTCGCGCTCGCCGCATCGCTGGCAACGCCCGGCCTTGCCCAGAAGGGTGATCTCTCTGCTCAGAGCGCGCGGATCAACGCGCTCAGGAGCGCCGGCAAATATCCCGAGGCGCTGCCGCTGGCGCAGGCGATGGTGGCGAACCTCGAGAAGACAAATAACAGCCGCGACCTCGCGGCGGCGCTCAACAATCTCGCGCAGATATATGCAGACCAGGGCCGCGACGATCAGGCGGAGCCGCTCTACAAGCGCGCCATCGCGCTGATGGAGAAGGGCGCCGGTCTCGACAGCGTCGAGATCGCGCCAGTGCTCAACAACCTCGCCGCGCTTGACCAGCGGCAGAGCCGCTTTGTCGAGGCCGAACCGTTGTTCAAGCGCGCGCTCGCCATTCGCGAAAAGTCGCTGTCGCGCGAGCACCCTGATGTCGGCCAGTCCCTCAACAATCTCGCCACGTTCTATGTGAAGCAGGAGCGCCATGCGGAC is from Bradyrhizobium sp. ISRA430 and encodes:
- a CDS encoding PTS sugar transporter subunit IIA; translation: MIGLVLVTHGRLADEFKAALEHVMGPQKQIEAITIGAEDDSDLCRSDIIEAVNRVDSGDGVAILTDMFGGTPSNLAISCMSRPKVEVLAGINLPMLVKLAKVREERSLPDAIAMAQEAGRKYVTIASRVLAGK
- a CDS encoding sensor histidine kinase, translating into MLDRTQPHSSVNAEDAIHGVPDRAVEDKPPAQGWRPLNWLKRAGQFFFALSFSSLTRRIVSLNLAGLVALVASILYLSQFRAGLIDARAQSLLVQAEIIAGAIAASATVQTNAITIDPDRLLDLKPGETYGGSDEYSPLDFPINPERVAPVLRTLISPTKTRARIYDPNGSLLLDSRNLENVLRLDLPPPSAEKPNIVERGMVAVRTWLNRGDLPLYRELGPENGNGYSEVADALQGQKRSMVRVNSRGEVIVSVAVPVLRSRAIHGALMLSTQGDDIDQMVTAERLAILKVGGVAAAVMIMLSLLLASTIAGPVRRLADSAERVRRRIKTRVEIPDFTRRRDEIGHLSGALRDMTNALYSRIEAIEMFAADVAHELKNPLTSLRSAVETLPLARNENSRGRLLEVIEHDVKRLDRLISDISDASRLDAELQRQDAIPVDLRRLLSTLVSVANETKLGHDVAVEARFEGRGPTDNFSVPGHDSRLGQVVSNLLSNAQSFSERGSKVRLTCRRVRAEIEIVIDDDGPGIREDALERIFERFYTDRPHQGFGQNSGLGLSISKQIIDAHGGRIWAENRAGPPDADGAPTVAGARFVVRLPAL
- a CDS encoding DUF2470 domain-containing protein, translating into MQPTPDFDPAKLAKSLLRRSRQGALATLMAGSGDPYCSLVNLASHPDGAPILLISRLAVHTRNILADARVSLMLDERAPGDPLEGARIMLSGRAEQVDAERELLQRRYLNAHPSAEAFVSFNDFSFFRIRPTGTHLVAGFGRIIDLKPEQFLTDLAGAEDLLDAEEAAVAHMNADHRDTMNLYATKLLNSAAGNWRCSGCDPEGLDMQTAQTVLRLEFPERVTSGVALRKMLVRLAGEARAKAE
- a CDS encoding HPr kinase/phosphatase C-terminal domain-containing protein → MSEDGPSVHASAVKVGNLAVLIRGPSGSGKSRLAFDLIMTGRSGVVETAVLVGDDRVHLATVGNEIEVRPARMLAGLIEIRGLGIRRCDFVERATVGLVVDLAAPDAERLPPPEALKTRIFGVEIPRIPVGSDHSPLPLVVAALTTTKSSSSVNPSGDCLKGNGNHMNPTIATE
- a CDS encoding response regulator transcription factor, translated to MPTIALVDDDRNILTSVSIALEAEGYRIMTYTDGASALDGFRTTQPDLAILDIKMPRMDGMETLRRLRQKSDLPVIFLTSKDEEIDELFGLKMGADDFIRKPFSQRLLVERVKAVLRRSAPKDPAAVPKENDAKALDRGLLRMDPERHTCTWKNEPVTLTVTEFLILQALATRPGVVKSRNALMDAAYDDQVYVDDRTIDSHIKRLRKKFKVVDNEFEMIETLYGVGYRFKEA